One genomic region from Chthoniobacterales bacterium encodes:
- a CDS encoding sodium:solute symporter encodes MNRLDYIVLFATIVAIPLYGLWRTYKHPNFREYLKGDRTIRWGTIGLSVLATQAGPITFLSMPGQAYESGIGFIQNYFGQPFALIVVCAVFVPIYQRLKVFTAYEYLGQRFDQKTRLLGGFLFLVQRGIAGGITIYAPAIILSALLGWDLNLTIWLAGGFIIAYTVVGGTKIVSLTQRYQILIIFIGMALAFGIAVYRLPAELSFGDALHLAGRMGKLQAVDFSIDPSKRYTFWSGILGGFFLSLSYFGADQSQVQRYLAGNSLRASRIGLLFNALVKVPLQFLILLLGAMVFLFYQFEKPPMFFNQPSYQRAAESGFGPQLETLQRQFDDVFAQKRELLRTAGAQADAAELQQLDSRARGIRDETRKVLQQAGANPKSKDSDYVFITFVVQHLPHGVVGLLVAVIFCATMSATSAVLNALGSTTVVDFYRVFRPGASDHHYVVATRWLTLGWGVVTIAVASFCSLVENLIEAGNILASVFYGSILGLFLVAFFLRNVRGSAVFFGAVLAQTMVIALFLTTNIGYLWYNLIGCAAVLLFSSILQAGFFRNNAAA; translated from the coding sequence GTGAACCGGCTCGATTACATCGTCCTCTTCGCGACGATCGTCGCGATCCCGCTCTACGGTTTGTGGCGGACCTACAAGCACCCGAACTTCCGCGAGTATCTCAAGGGCGACCGGACCATCCGCTGGGGAACCATCGGGCTTTCCGTTCTCGCCACCCAGGCGGGACCGATCACGTTTCTCTCGATGCCCGGCCAGGCGTACGAAAGCGGCATCGGGTTTATCCAGAATTATTTCGGACAACCGTTCGCGCTCATTGTCGTCTGCGCGGTGTTCGTCCCGATCTATCAACGGCTCAAAGTTTTTACCGCCTACGAATATCTCGGGCAACGATTCGACCAGAAAACGCGGCTGCTCGGGGGCTTCCTCTTTCTCGTTCAACGCGGGATCGCCGGCGGCATTACGATTTACGCGCCAGCGATCATCCTTTCTGCCCTCCTCGGGTGGGATTTGAATCTCACCATCTGGCTGGCCGGCGGATTCATCATTGCCTACACGGTCGTGGGCGGCACAAAAATCGTTAGCCTTACCCAGCGTTATCAGATCCTCATCATCTTTATCGGCATGGCGCTGGCCTTCGGCATCGCGGTTTATCGCCTGCCGGCGGAGCTCTCCTTTGGCGACGCCCTTCATCTGGCCGGGAGAATGGGGAAATTGCAGGCCGTCGATTTCTCGATCGATCCATCGAAGCGCTACACCTTTTGGTCCGGTATTCTGGGCGGCTTCTTCCTTTCTCTCTCCTATTTCGGCGCCGACCAGTCACAGGTGCAGCGTTATCTCGCTGGCAATTCCCTGCGGGCCAGCCGGATCGGCCTGCTTTTCAACGCCCTGGTGAAAGTGCCGCTGCAATTCCTGATTCTTCTCCTCGGCGCGATGGTCTTCCTCTTCTATCAATTCGAAAAGCCGCCGATGTTCTTCAATCAGCCCAGCTATCAGCGCGCGGCTGAGAGCGGTTTCGGACCCCAGCTCGAAACGCTTCAGAGGCAATTCGACGATGTCTTTGCGCAAAAGCGCGAATTACTCCGAACCGCCGGTGCGCAAGCGGACGCCGCGGAACTTCAGCAACTCGATTCCCGGGCCCGGGGCATTCGCGACGAGACCAGGAAGGTCCTGCAACAGGCCGGCGCGAACCCGAAGAGCAAGGATTCCGATTACGTCTTCATCACCTTTGTCGTGCAACACCTGCCGCATGGAGTCGTTGGCCTGCTCGTCGCGGTGATTTTTTGCGCCACGATGTCGGCTACCTCTGCCGTGCTGAATGCGCTCGGCTCGACAACGGTCGTGGATTTCTACCGGGTCTTTCGTCCGGGGGCTTCCGACCATCATTACGTCGTCGCCACCCGCTGGCTGACGCTGGGGTGGGGTGTCGTCACCATCGCCGTCGCGTCGTTTTGCAGCCTGGTCGAGAACCTCATCGAGGCCGGGAACATTCTTGCCTCGGTCTTTTACGGCAGCATCCTTGGCCTGTTCCTGGTGGCCTTTTTCCTGCGCAACGTTCGCGGCTCGGCCGTTTTCTTCGGAGCGGTTCTCGCGCAGACGATGGTGATCGCTCTCTTCCTCACCACGAACATCGGCTATCTCTGGTACAACCTGATCGGATGCGCCGCCGTGCTGCTCTTCAGCTCGATTTTGCAGGCCGGCTTCTTCCGGAATAACGCTGCCGCATGA
- a CDS encoding PIG-L family deacetylase has product MLAFSLASAALPAATSPTPPPIPPPMNAADIRLSLEKLNVLGRVLYVAAHPDDENTNLMALFSNGSLYDTAYLSVTRGDGGQNLIGPELGERLGFIRTHELLAARRIDHARQFFTRAVDFGFSKSAPETFRIWDREKILADVVWGIRKWKPDVIITRFSPEDDKTHGHHTASAILAREAFAAAGDPKRFPEQLAHFGPWKPTRIVWNTSPFFFQNRNIPFDPAGLTVIEAGGFNPLLGKAFTEIAAASLSMHKSQGVGSPPRRGARKEYFKLLEGAPMKDALFDGVDTTWARVPKSETIAGKVKQLLETFSPADPAISVPRLLELRKQLTKDEKNDWFLTKAAEVDALIVACLAVHIESSTSNAVVSPGQTLPIKLEAINRSKVPVQLLEARAPVSGESLRLDTPLPQDQFVATDLSPTVPREVETTQPYWLRKPAAVGTFIVDDQKLIGLAENPPAFPIEVALRVGDQDLRFLVNTKYRTVDRVIGEIRQDLVIAPPVFANLQNNVFVFGDDKTKSVQVRVGASTGAVHGQLRLDAPKGWRIEPASVPVELKGADAESFATFTIQSPPDRAEGSLRAIVNVDGRDYSFARERISYQHIGDHTLMPSAEAKIVRADIKRKGDLIGYIPGAGDDIPQSLQQIGYTVKVLDGSDITAETLKRFDAVVLGIRAYNTQDHIAAWQNELLAYVKAGGVVVAQYNTVDLKTKEIGPYPLEITRERVTDENAEIRILAPDHPLLNTPNKIGADDFKGWVQERGLYFPTKWDANWTPLLSCNDPGEKPLDGGLLVAKSGSGYFIYTGYAFFRQLPAGVPGAYRLFANMVSLRDTK; this is encoded by the coding sequence GTGCTCGCTTTCTCCCTCGCCAGCGCCGCGCTCCCGGCGGCGACCAGCCCGACTCCGCCGCCCATACCGCCACCGATGAACGCCGCGGATATTCGACTTTCGCTCGAGAAGTTGAACGTGCTGGGACGCGTGCTCTATGTCGCGGCCCATCCCGACGACGAGAACACTAACCTCATGGCGTTGTTCTCGAATGGCTCGCTCTACGACACCGCCTATCTCTCCGTCACGCGCGGGGACGGCGGCCAGAACCTGATCGGACCGGAACTGGGTGAGCGCCTCGGCTTCATTCGCACCCACGAACTCCTCGCCGCGCGCCGGATCGATCATGCCCGTCAATTTTTCACCCGCGCTGTCGATTTCGGATTTTCGAAAAGTGCGCCGGAAACATTTCGCATTTGGGACCGCGAGAAAATCCTGGCGGACGTGGTCTGGGGAATTCGCAAATGGAAACCGGACGTGATCATTACGCGTTTCAGCCCCGAGGATGACAAGACGCACGGTCATCACACGGCTTCAGCAATCCTGGCGCGGGAAGCATTCGCAGCCGCGGGCGATCCCAAGCGTTTTCCCGAACAGCTCGCCCATTTCGGGCCCTGGAAACCGACGCGGATCGTCTGGAATACGTCGCCCTTCTTTTTTCAGAATCGCAACATCCCGTTTGATCCCGCCGGCCTGACCGTAATTGAAGCCGGCGGCTTCAATCCGCTCCTGGGCAAAGCTTTCACCGAGATCGCCGCCGCCAGCCTGAGCATGCACAAAAGCCAGGGCGTCGGCAGTCCACCTCGACGCGGAGCGCGGAAGGAATATTTCAAACTCCTCGAAGGCGCGCCCATGAAGGACGCGCTCTTCGACGGGGTCGACACGACGTGGGCGCGGGTCCCGAAGTCGGAGACGATCGCCGGTAAAGTGAAGCAACTTCTCGAAACTTTTTCGCCGGCTGATCCTGCCATTTCCGTTCCAAGATTGCTCGAGCTCCGCAAACAGCTGACGAAGGATGAAAAGAACGACTGGTTCCTGACCAAAGCCGCTGAAGTCGATGCGCTCATCGTGGCCTGCCTCGCGGTGCACATCGAAAGCTCGACCTCGAACGCGGTCGTTTCGCCGGGTCAAACGCTCCCGATCAAGCTCGAGGCGATCAATCGTTCCAAGGTGCCGGTGCAACTTCTTGAAGCCCGTGCGCCGGTTTCCGGAGAAAGTTTGCGGCTGGATACTCCCTTGCCGCAGGACCAGTTCGTTGCCACGGATCTGTCGCCCACGGTGCCCAGGGAGGTCGAGACAACCCAGCCCTATTGGCTGCGCAAGCCCGCCGCGGTCGGCACCTTTATCGTCGACGACCAGAAGTTGATCGGGCTTGCGGAAAATCCGCCGGCGTTCCCGATCGAAGTGGCTCTTCGCGTCGGCGATCAGGACCTGCGTTTCCTGGTGAACACGAAATACCGGACCGTCGATCGCGTGATCGGCGAAATCCGGCAGGACCTTGTCATTGCGCCGCCGGTTTTTGCGAACCTGCAAAACAACGTTTTCGTTTTCGGTGATGATAAGACGAAGTCGGTTCAGGTGCGCGTGGGCGCCTCGACCGGCGCCGTCCATGGCCAGTTGCGCCTCGATGCCCCGAAAGGCTGGCGGATCGAACCGGCCTCGGTGCCGGTTGAACTGAAAGGCGCCGACGCCGAATCGTTTGCCACCTTCACGATTCAATCACCGCCGGATCGCGCGGAAGGCAGCCTGCGGGCGATCGTTAATGTCGATGGACGAGATTACTCGTTTGCGCGCGAACGCATCTCGTATCAGCACATCGGCGATCACACTCTGATGCCATCCGCCGAGGCAAAAATCGTGCGGGCGGATATCAAACGGAAAGGCGATTTGATCGGCTACATTCCCGGCGCGGGCGACGACATTCCGCAGAGTCTTCAACAGATCGGGTACACGGTGAAGGTCCTCGACGGATCCGACATCACCGCTGAAACGCTGAAGCGTTTCGACGCCGTCGTCCTTGGGATTCGGGCTTACAACACGCAGGACCACATTGCCGCCTGGCAGAACGAGCTGCTCGCTTATGTGAAAGCCGGCGGCGTGGTCGTCGCGCAGTACAACACCGTCGATCTGAAAACGAAAGAGATCGGGCCTTATCCGTTGGAGATCACGCGCGAGCGGGTCACGGATGAAAACGCCGAGATCCGCATTCTGGCGCCAGATCATCCCTTGTTGAACACCCCGAACAAGATCGGCGCCGATGATTTCAAAGGGTGGGTCCAGGAACGCGGCCTCTATTTCCCCACGAAATGGGACGCGAATTGGACGCCGCTCCTTTCCTGCAACGACCCCGGGGAAAAACCGCTCGACGGCGGATTGCTGGTGGCGAAATCCGGGAGCGGTTACTTCATTTACACCGGCTACGCCTTCTTCCGTCAATTACCCGCCGGCGTGCCCGGCGCCTACCGCCTCTTCGCCAACATGGTTTCGTTGCGCGACACGAAATGA